The Juglans regia cultivar Chandler chromosome 2, Walnut 2.0, whole genome shotgun sequence genome includes a window with the following:
- the LOC109001422 gene encoding uncharacterized mitochondrial protein AtMg00310-like — MRVFKLPKSITEELNRLLREYWWGKQENKGRIHWCAWNHMRNSKAKGGLGFRDLEYFNLALFAKQGWRLIQHPESLAAKIISAKYYPKETFLQAKLKRTASFIWRSIFSAKPLLEASHIWRIGDGRRTSVWKNKWLPGTTSHMIQSPIKDSDPEAVVASLID; from the coding sequence ATGAGAGTATTCAAACTTCCTAAATCCATAACAGAGGAGCTTAACAGATTACTTAGAGAATACTGGTGGggcaaacaagaaaacaaagggaGGATTCATTGGTGTGCCTGGAACCATATGAGAAACTCAAAGGCTAAGGGTGGACTTGGCTTTCGGGACCTGGAATATTTTAACTTGGCTCTCTTtgctaaacaaggttggagatTGATTCAACATCCAGAGTCTCTAGCTGCCAAGATCATTTCTGCAAAGTATTATCCCAAGGAAACTTTTTTGCAGGCAAAACTCAAGAGAACTGCTTCTTTCATATGGAGAAGTATCTTCTCTGCAAAACCTCTATTGGAAGCAAGCCATATCTGGCGCATTGGTGATGGGAGAAGGACTAGtgtttggaaaaataaatgGCTCCCGGGTACCACCTCACACATGATTCAAAGCCCTATCAAGGATTCTGACCCTGAGGCTGTGGTTGCATCACTGATTGATTAA